In Candidatus Sodalis pierantonius str. SOPE, one DNA window encodes the following:
- the zipA gene encoding cell division protein ZipA, whose protein sequence is MMQDLRLILIVVGAVAIIALLLHGLWTSRKERSAVFRDRPVKRLKQERQDQDEPPLSERDEGVGEVRVTHVRHHDGADVGRIDDDAPFSRPAARRAHAGEGQRDDDVDPLLDEGFGQSAPGAARPHREHPQIRAAEPAMPAHTQAAPGDDAEYDDDPLLPAAARAAAPQDEYRPSAPSAALDPVDVDAAQPSPVREKETVLVLHVAAHNGTVLGGEELLQSVLQAGFQFGEMNIFHRHLNPAGSGPVLFSLANMVKPGSFNPDDMADFTTPGISMFMMVPSYGDAHQNFKLMLQSAQRIADDCGGGVLDDERRMMTPQKLDDYKARIRQVLDANAGA, encoded by the coding sequence ATGATGCAGGATTTGCGTCTGATATTAATCGTCGTGGGTGCGGTCGCGATTATAGCGTTACTTTTACATGGTCTTTGGACCAGCCGTAAAGAGCGCTCTGCGGTTTTTCGCGATCGCCCGGTCAAACGACTGAAACAAGAACGTCAGGATCAGGACGAGCCGCCGCTGTCTGAGCGGGATGAGGGGGTGGGCGAAGTTCGCGTCACGCACGTTCGCCACCACGACGGCGCGGATGTCGGTCGCATCGACGACGACGCGCCGTTCTCACGTCCCGCCGCGCGCCGCGCCCACGCCGGTGAGGGTCAACGGGATGATGATGTCGATCCTCTGCTGGATGAAGGTTTCGGGCAGTCCGCTCCTGGCGCCGCCAGACCCCACCGCGAACACCCGCAAATCCGCGCCGCCGAGCCCGCAATGCCCGCACACACACAGGCCGCGCCGGGCGACGATGCGGAATATGACGACGACCCGCTACTGCCCGCCGCCGCTCGCGCCGCGGCGCCGCAGGATGAATACCGCCCGTCGGCGCCGTCCGCCGCGCTTGACCCTGTAGACGTGGACGCGGCGCAGCCGTCGCCGGTGCGGGAAAAAGAAACGGTGCTGGTGCTCCATGTCGCCGCTCACAACGGGACGGTGTTAGGCGGCGAGGAATTGCTGCAAAGCGTACTTCAGGCCGGTTTTCAGTTCGGCGAAATGAATATTTTCCACCGCCATCTCAATCCCGCCGGCAGCGGGCCGGTGCTGTTCAGCCTGGCCAATATGGTCAAGCCCGGTTCTTTCAATCCTGATGATATGGCTGACTTCACCACCCCCGGTATCTCCATGTTCATGATGGTGCCTTCCTATGGCGATGCCCATCAGAACTTCAAACTGATGTTGCAATCCGCCCAGCGTATCGCCGATGATTGCGGCGGCGGCGTGCTTGACGACGAGCGACGCATGATGACCCCGCAAAAACTGGACGATTACAAAGCGCGCATTCGCCAGGTGCTGGACGCCAACGCCGGCGCCTGA
- a CDS encoding IS5 family transposase, with product MAKQKFKITNWPAYNNALRQRGDLTVWLDESAIAAWTESTPPEHRGRPLHYTDMAITTVLMIKRVFNLSLRALQGFVDSIFKLMGLSLRCPDYSLVSRRAKTVDISIKTPTRGEISHLVIDGTGLKVFGEGEWKVRQHGAERRRVWRKLHLAVDSVTHEIICADLSLSGTTDAQALPGLINQTHRKIREASADSAYDTRYCHDALLRKKIKPLIPPRSGAQYWPARYHERNHAVANQHLNGNNDTWKKKVGYHRRSLAETAMFWFKTLLGGHLSLHDYDAQVGEAMAMVKALNRITLLGMPTSVRIM from the coding sequence ATGGCAAAGCAAAAGTTTAAAATCACCAACTGGCCCGCATATAACAATGCGCTCAGGCAGCGGGGGGACCTGACAGTATGGCTTGATGAGTCAGCCATTGCTGCATGGACTGAGAGTACACCACCTGAACATCGTGGCCGGCCGCTTCACTACACCGATATGGCCATTACCACGGTTTTGATGATAAAGCGCGTGTTTAACCTTTCGCTCCGGGCGTTACAGGGTTTCGTTGACTCGATTTTTAAACTGATGGGGCTGTCGCTGCGCTGCCCAGATTACTCTCTGGTCAGCCGGCGAGCAAAAACCGTCGACATCAGCATAAAAACGCCAACCCGCGGCGAAATCTCACACCTGGTCATCGATGGCACCGGCCTGAAAGTCTTCGGCGAAGGCGAATGGAAAGTCAGGCAGCATGGGGCTGAGAGGCGCAGAGTATGGCGCAAGCTTCATCTGGCAGTAGATAGCGTGACACATGAAATTATCTGTGCCGATTTATCGCTAAGCGGTACGACAGATGCGCAGGCGCTGCCCGGGCTGATTAACCAAACCCACCGGAAAATCAGGGAAGCGTCGGCTGACAGTGCTTACGATACGCGTTACTGTCATGATGCTCTGCTGAGGAAAAAAATAAAGCCGCTTATCCCACCGCGAAGTGGTGCGCAATATTGGCCAGCTCGATACCATGAGCGTAACCATGCGGTGGCAAATCAGCATCTGAACGGCAATAACGATACCTGGAAAAAGAAAGTAGGTTATCACCGGCGTTCACTGGCTGAAACGGCCATGTTCTGGTTTAAAACACTTCTGGGTGGTCATCTGAGTCTGCATGACTATGACGCGCAGGTAGGTGAGGCAATGGCAATGGTTAAAGCACTTAACCGGATCACACTGTTAGGAATGCCAACCAGCGTCCGCATCATGTAA
- the cysZ gene encoding sulfate transporter CysZ: protein MAQNDMQNEITSRSGVHYFFAGWRLIMLPGIKRYVLLPLLVNIALLGGAFWWLYRQLSVWIPQLMSYVPHWLHWLNYLLWPLCVLAVPLVFGYFFSTVANVIAAPFNELLAERLESRLTGHVAPDSGLVALMRDTPRMLHREFVKLCYYLPRALILLALHFIPAIGQTLVPVLWFLFSAWMLAIQYCDYPFDNHKVPFPAMRAALRRHKVANLQFGALVSLFTLIPVVNLVILPVAVCGATAMWVDNYRTGHTLSGS, encoded by the coding sequence ATGGCACAAAACGACATGCAAAACGAGATAACTTCCCGCAGCGGCGTGCATTATTTTTTCGCCGGCTGGCGTTTAATCATGCTACCCGGAATTAAACGCTACGTCCTGCTACCGCTATTGGTCAATATCGCGCTGTTGGGCGGCGCTTTTTGGTGGCTGTATCGCCAGCTCAGCGTCTGGATACCGCAATTGATGAGCTACGTGCCCCATTGGCTGCACTGGCTTAATTACCTCCTCTGGCCTTTATGCGTACTGGCAGTACCGCTGGTGTTCGGTTATTTCTTCAGTACCGTGGCCAATGTGATTGCCGCGCCGTTCAACGAGCTGTTGGCCGAACGGCTGGAATCGCGCCTGACGGGCCATGTCGCCCCGGACAGCGGCCTGGTGGCTTTGATGCGCGATACGCCGCGCATGTTGCACCGCGAATTTGTGAAGCTGTGCTACTACCTACCCCGAGCGCTGATATTACTGGCCCTCCATTTTATTCCCGCCATCGGCCAAACGCTGGTCCCGGTGCTGTGGTTCCTCTTCAGCGCCTGGATGCTGGCAATTCAATACTGCGATTATCCGTTTGATAATCACAAGGTCCCCTTTCCGGCGATGCGCGCCGCACTGCGCCGTCACAAGGTCGCGAATCTGCAGTTTGGGGCGCTGGTGAGCCTGTTTACCCTGATACCGGTGGTAAATCTGGTGATTTTGCCGGTGGCGGTATGTGGCGCCACGGCGATGTGGGTAGACAACTATCGCACCGGCCATACTTTATCCGGTTCTTAA
- a CDS encoding IS256 family transposase: MQALANELAKNLKTPEDLSHFDRLLKKISVEAALNAEMTHHLGYDKNQPKPGTYARNGYSTKTVTTGDGPLALRTPRDRDGSFEPQLVKKNQTRITGMDNQILSLYAKGMTTREIAAAFKELYDADVSPALVSKVTDAVMEQVVEWQNRPLDAVYPIVYLDCIVLKVRQDSRIINKSVFLALGINIEGQKELLGMWLAENEGAKFWLNVLTELTELKNRGLNDILIACVDGLKGFPDAINAVYPEARLQLCIVHMVRNSLRFVSWKDYKAVTRDLKAIYQAPTEEAGLQALETFSSAWDIRYPQISRSWQANWANLATFFAYPTDIRKVIYTTNATESLNSVIRHAIKKRKVFPTDDAVKKVVWLAIQAASQKWTMPLRDWRMAMSRFIIEFGDRLDGHF; encoded by the coding sequence TTGCAGGCTCTGGCTAACGAACTGGCCAAAAATCTCAAAACCCCTGAAGATCTCAGTCACTTCGATCGGCTGCTGAAAAAAATCAGCGTCGAAGCAGCTCTCAATGCCGAAATGACCCACCACCTCGGCTACGATAAAAATCAGCCTAAACCGGGGACCTACGCCCGCAACGGCTATTCCACAAAAACCGTTACCACTGGCGATGGCCCGCTGGCGCTGCGTACTCCGCGCGATCGTGACGGTTCCTTTGAACCGCAACTGGTGAAGAAGAACCAGACCCGGATTACCGGGATGGATAACCAGATTTTATCGTTGTACGCCAAAGGGATGACCACCCGCGAGATCGCCGCCGCGTTCAAAGAGCTGTATGACGCCGATGTCTCGCCGGCGCTGGTCTCAAAGGTCACCGATGCGGTCATGGAGCAGGTTGTTGAATGGCAAAACCGGCCTCTGGATGCAGTCTATCCCATTGTTTATCTTGACTGTATCGTTCTAAAAGTCCGGCAGGACAGCCGCATCATCAACAAATCTGTGTTCCTGGCGCTGGGCATCAACATCGAAGGCCAGAAAGAGTTGCTAGGTATGTGGCTGGCCGAAAATGAAGGCGCAAAGTTCTGGCTGAACGTGCTGACAGAGCTGACAGAGCTGAAAAACCGCGGCCTGAACGATATCCTTATCGCCTGCGTAGACGGGCTGAAAGGTTTCCCTGACGCTATTAACGCGGTGTATCCGGAGGCGCGGCTCCAGCTGTGTATCGTACATATGGTGCGCAACAGCCTGCGGTTCGTCTCCTGGAAGGACTACAAGGCCGTCACCCGCGACCTGAAAGCTATCTATCAGGCCCCTACGGAAGAAGCCGGCTTGCAGGCGCTGGAAACGTTCTCCAGTGCCTGGGACATCCGCTACCCGCAAATAAGTCGAAGCTGGCAGGCAAACTGGGCCAATCTGGCCACGTTCTTTGCCTACCCAACGGACATCCGCAAGGTGATCTACACGACCAACGCCACCGAGTCGTTAAACAGCGTGATCCGGCATGCCATCAAAAAGCGCAAGGTGTTCCCGACCGACGACGCAGTGAAAAAGGTGGTGTGGCTGGCGATACAGGCGGCCTCACAGAAATGGACAATGCCTTTGAGGGACTGGCGCATGGCAATGAGCCGCTTTATTATCGAGTTCGGTGACCGCCTGGACGGTCACTTCTAA
- a CDS encoding phage capsid protein: MAFDANKNMITAAFVQQFHDSFEIASQQKDSRLQAAVTDRGHITGASFTINDMGTIEMTQITTRFGDTVWDVPEAGTRNALMADYGVFVPMEKRDLRKLIADPQGPYLQLTLAAANRKKDDIIYRALLDTVLRKTSDTDAYAPVALPTTQKIVAGKTGMTKAKLIASKAMFRRNECDEQNGEALYITYNADMLTQILSDTTLTSADFMAVKMLQEGAVSGNWLGFKWLAYEKLDEAKAGEPGVTTKTAAAWCKSAVHLGTGAQYNVDIGPRRDKNNTIQISVDASYGAGRANEKKVVAIEFVA; encoded by the coding sequence ATGGCTTTTGATGCCAACAAGAACATGATCACCGCTGCGTTTGTGCAGCAGTTCCATGATTCGTTTGAAATTGCCTCGCAGCAAAAAGACTCTCGCCTGCAGGCCGCCGTCACCGACCGAGGCCATATTACCGGGGCATCGTTCACCATCAACGATATGGGGACTATCGAGATGACCCAAATCACCACGCGGTTCGGTGATACGGTCTGGGATGTCCCTGAAGCGGGAACGCGTAACGCCTTGATGGCGGACTACGGGGTCTTCGTGCCGATGGAGAAGCGTGACCTGCGCAAACTGATTGCCGATCCGCAGGGGCCCTATTTACAGCTGACCCTGGCTGCCGCTAACCGCAAAAAGGACGACATTATTTATCGGGCGTTGCTCGATACCGTTTTGCGCAAAACATCGGATACCGATGCTTATGCGCCCGTCGCCCTGCCGACAACGCAAAAGATTGTCGCAGGCAAAACCGGCATGACCAAAGCCAAGCTGATTGCCTCCAAGGCTATGTTTCGCCGTAACGAGTGCGATGAACAGAACGGTGAGGCGCTGTATATCACCTACAATGCCGACATGTTGACACAGATCCTCAGCGATACCACGTTGACCAGCGCCGATTTTATGGCGGTGAAGATGCTCCAGGAGGGCGCGGTGTCCGGTAACTGGCTGGGCTTTAAGTGGCTGGCGTACGAAAAGTTGGACGAAGCGAAAGCAGGCGAGCCTGGCGTCACCACCAAAACCGCCGCTGCCTGGTGTAAATCTGCGGTGCATTTGGGGACGGGCGCACAGTACAACGTTGATATCGGCCCGCGTCGCGATAAAAACAATACCATTCAGATTTCTGTCGATGCGTCTTATGGTGCCGGTCGGGCGAACGAAAAAAAAGTCGTCGCCATCGAGTTTGTCGCGTAA
- a CDS encoding IS256-like element ISSoEn2 family transposase, translating to MDEKQLQALASELAKNLKTPEDLSHFDRLLKKISVEAALNAEMTHHLGYDKNQPKPGTNARNGYSTKTVTTGDGPLALRTPRDRDGSFEPQLVKKNQTRITGMDNQILSLYAKGMTTREIAAAFKELYDADVSPALVSKVTDVVMEQVVEWQNRPLDAVYPIVYLDCIVLKVRLDSRIINKSVFLALGINIEGQKELLGMWLAENEGAKFWLNVLTELKNRGLNDILIACVDELKGFPDAINAVYPEARLQLCIVHMVRNSLRFVSWKDYKAVTRDLKAIYQAPTEEAGLQALEAFSSAWDIRYPQISRSWQANWANLATFFAYPTDIRKVIYTTNAIESLNSVIRHAIKKRKVFPTDDAVKKVVWLAIQAASQKWTMPLRDWRMAMSRFIIEFGDRLDGHF from the coding sequence ATGGACGAAAAACAGTTGCAGGCTCTGGCTAGCGAACTGGCCAAAAATCTCAAAACCCCTGAAGATCTCAGTCACTTCGATCGGCTGCTGAAAAAAATCAGCGTCGAAGCAGCTCTCAATGCCGAAATGACCCATCACCTCGGCTACGATAAAAATCAGCCTAAACCGGGGACCAACGCCCGCAACGGCTATTCCACAAAAACCGTTACCACTGGCGATGGCCCGCTGGCGCTGCGTACTCCGCGCGATCGTGACGGTTCCTTTGAACCGCAACTGGTGAAGAAGAACCAGACCCGGATTACCGGGATGGATAATCAGATTTTATCGTTGTACGCCAAAGGGATGACCACCCGCGAGATCGCCGCCGCGTTCAAAGAGCTGTATGACGCCGATGTCTCGCCGGCGCTGGTCTCAAAGGTCACCGATGTGGTCATGGAGCAGGTTGTCGAATGGCAAAACCGGCCTCTGGATGCAGTCTATCCCATTGTTTATCTTGACTGTATCGTTCTAAAAGTCCGGCTGGACAGCCGCATCATCAACAAATCTGTGTTCCTGGCGCTGGGCATCAACATCGAAGGCCAGAAAGAGTTGCTAGGTATGTGGCTGGCCGAAAATGAAGGCGCAAAGTTCTGGCTGAACGTGCTGACAGAGCTGAAAAACCGCGGCCTGAATGATATCCTTATCGCCTGCGTAGACGAGCTGAAAGGTTTCCCTGACGCTATTAACGCGGTGTATCCGGAGGCGCGGCTCCAGCTGTGTATCGTGCATATGGTGCGCAACAGCCTGCGGTTCGTCTCCTGGAAGGACTACAAGGCCGTCACCCGCGACCTGAAAGCTATCTATCAGGCCCCTACGGAAGAAGCCGGCTTGCAGGCGCTGGAAGCGTTCTCCAGTGCCTGGGACATCCGCTACCCGCAAATAAGTCGAAGCTGGCAGGCAAACTGGGCCAATCTGGCCACGTTCTTTGCCTACCCAACGGACATCCGCAAGGTGATCTACACGACCAACGCCATCGAGTCGTTAAACAGCGTGATCCGGCATGCCATCAAAAAGCGCAAGGTGTTCCCGACCGACGACGCAGTGAAAAAGGTGGTGTGGCTGGCGATACAGGCGGCCTCACAGAAATGGACAATGCCTTTGAGGGACTGGCGCATGGCAATGAGCCGCTTTATTATCGAGTTCGGTGACCGCCTGGACGGTCACTTCTGA
- a CDS encoding IS5-like element ISSoEn1 family transposase: MAKQKFKITNWPAYNNSLRQRGDMTVWLDESAIAAWTESTPPEHRGRPLHYTDMAITTVLMIKRVFNLSLRALQGFVDAIFKLMGLSLRCPDYSLVSRRAKTVDISIKTPTRGEISHLVIDGTGLKIFGEGEWKVRQHGAERRRVWRKLHLAVDSATHEIICADLSLSGTTDAQALPGLINQTHRKIREASADSAYDTRYCHDALLRKKIKPLIPPRSGAQYWPARYHERNHAVANQHLSGNNDTWKKKVGYHRRSLAETAMFRFKTLLGGHLSLHDYDAQVGEAMAMVKALNRITLLGMPNSVRIM; encoded by the coding sequence ATGGCAAAGCAAAAGTTTAAAATCACCAACTGGCCCGCATACAACAATTCGCTCAGGCAGCGGGGGGACATGACAGTATGGCTTGATGAGTCAGCCATTGCTGCATGGACTGAGAGTACACCCCCTGAACATCGTGGCCGGCCGCTTCACTACACCGATATGGCCATTACCACGGTTCTGATGATAAAGCGCGTGTTTAACCTTTCGCTCCGGGCGTTACAGGGTTTCGTTGACGCGATTTTTAAACTGATGGGGCTGTCGCTGCGCTGCCCAGATTACTCTCTGGTCAGCCGGCGAGCAAAAACCGTCGACATCAGCATAAAAACGCCAACCCGCGGCGAAATCTCACACCTGGTCATCGATGGCACCGGCCTGAAAATCTTCGGCGAAGGCGAATGGAAAGTCAGGCAGCATGGGGCTGAGAGGCGCAGAGTATGGCGCAAGCTTCATCTGGCAGTAGATAGCGCGACACATGAAATTATCTGTGCCGATTTATCGCTAAGCGGTACGACAGATGCGCAGGCGCTGCCCGGGCTGATTAACCAAACCCACCGGAAAATCAGGGAAGCGTCGGCTGACAGTGCTTACGATACGCGTTACTGTCATGATGCTCTGCTGAGGAAAAAAATAAAGCCGCTTATCCCACCGCGAAGTGGTGCGCAATATTGGCCAGCTCGATACCATGAGCGTAACCATGCGGTGGCAAATCAGCATCTGAGCGGCAATAACGATACCTGGAAAAAGAAAGTAGGTTATCACCGGCGTTCACTGGCTGAAACGGCCATGTTCCGGTTTAAAACACTTCTGGGTGGTCATCTGAGTCTGCATGACTATGACGCGCAGGTAGGTGAGGCTATGGCAATGGTCAAAGCGCTTAATCGGATCACGTTGTTAGGAATGCCAAACAGCGTCCGCATCATGTAA